A stretch of Lathyrus oleraceus cultivar Zhongwan6 chromosome 6, CAAS_Psat_ZW6_1.0, whole genome shotgun sequence DNA encodes these proteins:
- the LOC127098383 gene encoding pentatricopeptide repeat-containing protein At3g04760, chloroplastic — translation MSLQLQLQLQQQPTTPSSLSMTTFSTEFLSHTLNFTIHPNRISCHSNPNIIVTSSTPLLNEGNTSKPRARINQEQIMVNETRPKLDQNYDFRDTNSIKAFNRSCKSAKYDEALYFLQNMVNRGYKPNVILCTKLIKGFFNSKKIEKAIQVMQILEKHGKPNVFAYNAVINGLCKADRFDAANKVLDRMKNRGFLPDVVTYNILIRNLCGKGKLDLALKVMDQLLKDNCRPTVITYTILIEATIIEGGIDEAMKLLDEMLSRGLRPDVCTYNVVVNGMCREGLLDRAFGLLSSISSKGCVAGVSTYNILLRSLLNEGKWEAGESLISDMLDKGCEPSSVTYGTLIRSLCRDGKIDDAENVLKGMKKRGLAPDVYCYDPLISAFCKEGKVNMAIEFVDNMISDGCLPDIVCYHSILASLCKNGHADEALNIFEKLDEVGCPPNADSYNTLFCALWSSGDKIRALGMILEMLSKGIDPNGITYNSLISCLCRDRLVDQAIELLVDMMESRKFQPTVISYNAVILGLCKVRRIIDAIEVLATMNQRGCLPNETTYKVLIQGIGYGGWRNDAMELANSLVNMNAISDYSFNRLNKAFPVYDVHKELAISE, via the coding sequence ATGAGTCTCCAACTACAACTACAACTGCAACAACAACCGACAACACCATCCTCATTATCGATGACAACATTTTCAACTGAATTCTTGTCGCACACTCTTAATTTCACAATCCACCCAAACCGCATTTCTTGCCATTCAAATCCCAACATTATTGTCACTTCCTCAACCCCACTTCTAAACGAAGGTAACACTAGCAAGCCAAGAGCAAGAATCAACCAAGAACAAATCATGGTCAATGAAACAAGGCCAAAACTTGATCAAAATTACGACTTCCGAGACACCAATTCCATTAAAGCTTTCAACAGGTCTTGCAAATCAGCTAAGTACGATGAAGCTCTCTACTTTCTTCAGAACATGGTTAATAGGGGTTATAAACCTAATGTTATTCTTTGCACAAAATTGATTAAGGGTTTTTTCAATTCTAAGAAAATCGAGAAAGCTATTCAGGTCATGCAGATTTTGGAAAAGCACGGTAAGCCTAATGTTTTCGCTTATAATGCTGTTATAAATGGGCTTTGTAAAGCTGATAGATTCGATGCTGCCAATAAGGTGCTTGATAGAATGAAAAACAGAGGCTTTTTACCTGATGTTGTTACTTATAATATTCTCATTAGGAATCTGTGTGGGAAGGGTAAACTTGATTTGGCTTTAAAGGTTATGGACCAGTTGTTGAAAGATAATTGTAGGCCAACTGTTATAACTTATACTATTTTGATTGAAGCAACTATTATTGAGGGTGGTATTGACGAAGCTATGAAGCTTTTGGATGAGATGTTGTCAAGAGGGCTTCGACCTGATGTATGTACTTACAATGTTGTTGTTAATGGTATGTGTAGAGAAGGGTTGTTGGATAGAGCTTTTGGGTTACTTAGTAGTATAAGTAGTAAGGGATGTGTTGCTGGTGTGAGTACTTATAATATTCTGTTGAGGAGTCTTTTGAATGAAGGGAAATGGGAAGCTGGGGAGAGTTTGATATCTGATATGTTGGATAAAGGTTGTGAGCCGAGTTCTGTAACATACGGCACGTTGATTCGTTCGCTTTGTCGTGATGGTAAAATTGACGATGCTGAGAATGTGTTGAAGGGTATGAAGAAGAGAGGTTTGGCTCCTGATGTTTATTGTTATGATCCATTGATTTCTGCCTTTTGCAAAGAAGGAAAAGTAAATATGGCTATAGAGTTTGTGGATAACATGATATCAGATGGTTGTTTGCCTGATATTGTTTGCTATCACTCGATCTTGGCTTCTCTGTGTAAGAATGGACATGCTGATGAGGCATTGAACATCTTTGAGAAGCTCGATGAGGTGGGCTGTCCTCCAAATGCAGATTCTTATAATACATTGTTTTGTGCATTGTGGAGTAGCGGCGATAAAATTAGAGCGTTAGGGATGATTCTGGAGATGTTAAGCAAAGGCATTGATCCTAACGGGATCACGTATAATTCACTTATTTCTTGCTTGTGCAGAGATAGATTGGTGGATCAGGCAATTGAGTTGTTGGTTGACATGATGGAGAGTCGCAAGTTTCAGCCTACTGTTATTAGTTACAATGCTGTTATTCTTGGATTGTGCAAGGTGCGAAGAATCATAGATGCTATTGAGGTGCTTGCTACTATGAATCAGAGAGGATGCTTGCCAAATGAAACAACCTACAAAGTGTTGATTCAAGGGATTGGTTATGGTGGCTGGCGAAATGACGCGATGGAGTTGGCTAACTCACTTGTTAATATGAATGCTATTTCAGATTATTCATTCAATCGTTTGAACAAAGCTTTTCCTGTGTATGATGTGCACAAAGAGCTTGCAATATCAGAATGA